In Vicia villosa cultivar HV-30 ecotype Madison, WI linkage group LG7, Vvil1.0, whole genome shotgun sequence, the DNA window ATTTGCTTATCTAACAAGAATCCTCCTCGCTGATGAACCCCGACAAATCTTAAGCTTCAAATCCATctacataattttttttctaaaaccatgaAATAAAAGAGTACATTTGAATTGAAATACAGCAGAAATAATACATCATATATTAATTAGTAGTAGGATTGAGGTAGGTCTCATACCTAGGTGAATCTTAGGTATAAGTTAGCAcgagtagtgattaagtgagaagttgtaaatgagagagtttagctttgaattgatactatttagtggacttatccctggcttggtagtccccatagtaggtattgttgataccgaactgggtgaacaattatgtgtgttctttattgtttctaTACTGCACTTTtataccttgtcattgtgtgtgTTTGGAAAACGTTGTCTCCACGTCCTTTAGGATATTTTTGATGTGAACGCCAAAATTTCAAGAAGGTCTTAGCACTACCTGCACCCAAGTACAACATTGACTTAATAGTATATTGCAAGTTGGTAATAGGAAGAACATTGATATATGGACTAACAATTGGCTGGGATGCAAAATTAAAGATGTACACATAGTGTTTCTAGAGAATGTTCATACATACCACCTGCTAAATTATTAGCGTGTTGGAAGTAAATGCATCATAATATTTCAACAGAAAAAAGTCGTATTCAAATGGGAATGCATATTGTTTTGAGGTGCTCACTTTGCAATCATGATGTAAAAACTTCATACCGCTTATTTCTTATATGCAAGTAAACCTTACTTTTCAAGCATTGGATGAAGCGGTTGTTTGGCATGAACATTGATTGAACTAGTTACAAAAGCTTTTTCAAAATTACTAGTAGAAGTTAGAGTTTTCAAATTTAGAATCTAATCACAACTCTCGTCATAATAATTCTTTGAAAAATTTGGAAAATAaagaaattatatcaaatttcaaaatggtaaaatttattttgataaatacaTTCTTCAtgtaaaataattagtttatatGCCATCTACTTCTTTCAAGGGACACATGTACTCTCCAAGTCATGAGTTTAAAATTATTGAATATTTTGACATTAAGCATTAACCTCCTCCCTTTCTTAGAATCTTACAAGTTAATTGGTGCTTTCTTGGTCATAACAAGATTAAGCGCAACACGAATGTAGCTTCAATAGAAAATACTAGAAGATCAACTTGTGGTGAACTATTTAGGGATAATTTAGGAACATTGTTGGTAGCTTTTTCAAATAAGATTGAAGTTTGTATCTTATTTCAAGTTGAATTGCATGAAATCATGTTTGCTATCGAATATGCTAAAAAGAGAAATTGGAGAAATATTTTCCTTGAAAATTACCCAAGCTTTCCATTAGTGCGTTTTCTATTGTGAATATTGTCATTtgacatattttaattaaatggaTGAATATTTTACACACCATACATTCATTTAGATTCAAGATATCTCGTATTTTTAGAGGGGAAAATACATGTGTAGATAGATTAGCTAATGCAAATTATTTGTTGATTATGATACTTGATGGAATTTACTTCCAATTTGTgcttttaaaagtttttttaggGATATGTTAAGCATGTCCAACTTTCTTTTTTACTAGATGTTTGATGGGTTAGATTTTATATCTCcgccatttttattttttattttatttcaatatgaaatcaatgttttttaatttttcatatgtTGTTAGTTTGAAACTCAAAATATTTAACTCCCTTTGTCCATATCCATTTCATCATTTTACACAAATTAAAAGAGTTGtatataaataaaagagaaaatagttatttatataattaattagagTGTTTGCTATTATCAAAATGACAAAGTGAAAAACATGAATATGAAAATGATAcaagtaataaaaaatattagatacaattaaaaaattattattatattaaaattgaaCGTGTAACTAGTTTCGGaacaattttttaacaaatacACCATTCATTATGAGAAAAGAAATTCTGGATTACACACTTATTTCGTGACTAAATGTAAAAATGCAACCTTTTATTGTgagaattattttttaataataattgattCTTCTAGATAAGTAATATAATAAATTACTCTAATGtttgaaatttatatttaaaaattcaaagaGATAAGTATACACTTAATACTAAGAGTTactataaatcaaattaaatttatgcattaaatttaaaaattgaaattcaAAATACCTAGCATGAAAAGCATGTTTGTGGCACAAATGAAAAACATGCTTTGTAGAAAGCATGATAATCATGAAAAttttcatcaaatactcattaTTTTTAATCTAATATATAATTCAATGATATAATTAACTAAATTagtgattttcttttaattaaaaaagtcTTCATAAATTTGTTCTTTTCATATATGGTAAGTgagaacttttttttaaaaaaagtcacaTTATTTAACAGTTACAATTGTCTTTGGAAATATCAACCTGATTCAATTGTTGAAAAGATAATCATCTTTTCCTATAAATTGTTAGAAAGTCTTCAACTTTAGACATATTCTCCTTCATCAAATTGTCTATTTCTCTCATGGATAATGATGATTATGAtctattttcaatttttcatagCTGCAATGCTAACACCTATACTTCTCCTACCACCATTTTTGAAACTCTTCCTCCACCTCAAACCTTAACAACCACCTCCATCATTACCAATAACATTATGTCTCCTCAAAACACCACACCatcttactttgatgatttttcTTTAACCCAAGAAAATAGATCATTCAATTTTTCTCCACTTAAACCAACTGATTTTATAGAACTAGacaaattaaaaatcaatttcaatccCACCACCGTTAACCCCGACCACACCACAACTACCCCCGTTACCATCACCCCCACAACTACTATCCTAGCTACCTCGGCCACCATTACTACTACCGACATTCCTATCCCTACCCACATAACCACTACTACCATCACTAGCACTATTAATCATGACTTCgatcaaaattccaatttttttcattttccatCATTCATCAGCGAACAGCAGATGCAACCGATTGATATTACTGGTCCTGAAAATACTATACCTAATATAAATCCAACGACCATTGTCCCTATCACAACCATCAACAGCCTTACCACCAATAGCCTTACCACCAATATTCCTACATCCATTAGTGCCGCTTTCACTTACCCTAGCCTTCCATCAAACATTTTTACCCCAAGTGTCGTAACCACTACACCTTCTATGAGTACCATGATTAACACTAACCCTAGTTGTCATGGAACTAATAACCATCCTAAGATATATAATTTCCCAAAACACTTTGAAGAACAACAGATCCAACAAAATCAAACCATTCAACCGCCTGCTCTTAAGCCCGCCACTTGCATTGAAATCACAACGGCTCATTTTGATCTTGCTTACAATCATCCATCAATTGCTAAACAATATGCAAGAGAGTGCAATCAACTACCAAATCTACAACCCCAGATTAGCTCTGAGATTTTACCAAATGCAGGCCCACAAGGAGAATCCAGCAAAAATAGGAAAAGGTAaagtattataaattttaatatttttaaatctatatcaataatattatgtcaaattaattttgtttcaacttttaatttttttcagaAAGCTTGATAATCCAAAGGTAGTAGAATGGCATATGAGCGTAGAGAAGTTGGGTGAAGATCCATGGGAATGGAGAAAATATGGACAAAAACCCATTAAAGGATCTCGATATCCAAGGTTTTTTCACATATTTGGTTTCCTTtaccattaaatttttttttttagttgaaTGCCCTGCCATCCTTGCAATTTAAGAGAATCTTAGtcaaattgttttatttattcgtaaataaatttaataatttcaaaatgaaTTGTTtacttatatttaaaattataatttttaaattttttaaaaaaaatgaattttaattaatatgaatAAATGTTGTTAGgactaatacaaaataaaaaagacCAAAAACAAAAAGTGTTTTTTGCAATAACTAAAAGTAAAAGTaatatttaaacatatttaatatgCTTTAAGTTACAAAACCATATTCAACCTTTTTattctaattatattatttaaaatatataaaagtaatcAATCCTCATTTTATATATTCTTCACTTTTAACTTAGGTTGACAGTAAATACACCCGTACTTGATAATTTTAATTtggtaaaattaaaaaaaatcatgtttattgTGTGTGAAAAAAACCAGATATGAATCTCAAACATTTATAAAAAACCAAACCAA includes these proteins:
- the LOC131620244 gene encoding probable WRKY transcription factor 35 — its product is MDNDDYDLFSIFHSCNANTYTSPTTIFETLPPPQTLTTTSIITNNIMSPQNTTPSYFDDFSLTQENRSFNFSPLKPTDFIELDKLKINFNPTTVNPDHTTTTPVTITPTTTILATSATITTTDIPIPTHITTTTITSTINHDFDQNSNFFHFPSFISEQQMQPIDITGPENTIPNINPTTIVPITTINSLTTNSLTTNIPTSISAAFTYPSLPSNIFTPSVVTTTPSMSTMINTNPSCHGTNNHPKIYNFPKHFEEQQIQQNQTIQPPALKPATCIEITTAHFDLAYNHPSIAKQYARECNQLPNLQPQISSEILPNAGPQGESSKNRKRKLDNPKVVEWHMSVEKLGEDPWEWRKYGQKPIKGSRYPRDYYKCSTFKECMAKKHVEKKANKENIYIVTYIGEHNHPKPNVDCSPHNKTSKKRFGVKKYGSLPKTRNSDSPSTVMAQFDQAECSNAQVHLSQSKENHQDTGLIESHSPTTEKSDHNPI